The Halotia branconii CENA392 region CTAAAATTTTATCGCCATCTCTAACAGCATCATTATATCTTTTTAGCATAACCATTCCTATGCCTTCAGATGTAATTAATCCTCGTGATTTTTGATCTAAAGGACAACTAGTATCATCTTCGGGATATCCTTGAATGCCAGAAAATAACATTCGCAAAAATAACGGATCTGCACAACTAATTGCTCCAGCTAACATCAAGTCAGCTTTACCAGATTGTAGGTAATGAGATGCTAGTTTAATTGCATAAAATGATGAGGAACAGGCAGCATCTATACAAAAGTGAGTACTAGATAAAGCAAAGGCTTGAGCAATTAAAGCTGCTGGAAAGCCAGAAATCATCGCATTATGTGGAGATATATTTGCTGATGTTAATAAGTCAGCTAAGTGGAAGTTTTGATTTTGTAAAAGTTTTGCGATCGCACCATCTATTATTCGCCGATAAATAGGTGATAATAATTGATTAGATAACTTTGTGGGTAAAGATAAAGTTCCCAAAATCAGCCCACATTTAGATAAAACAGATTGCTTTTCCCAATAACCACTTTGTACAATTGCTTGTTTGGCTGCATAAAGTGACCATTTAAAAGTATCATCTAAACTTTCTACAAAATCTGATGGTAGATTATATTCACTAGCATCAAATTGAAAGTTACGGATCAATCCTCCTTTAAGAGAATAAATTTTCTCTGGTTGTCCTTTGACTGAATTATAAAAAGTCATGGGATCTACTCCCATCTCTTCAGCAGTCACAAATGATGTTGAATCTTTTTGCTCAGTTAGATTCTGCCAAAATTGTTGAGGATTGTGAGCATCAGGAAACAAACATGATAATCCGATAATAGCTATTTTTTCCATTGCGGAAATCCTTATAAGCTAATATTAATTGACAAATCAGTAACTTGAAATTAATTATTTACGCTTGATTAGTTGTGTTGGTACAATAACTGCTTTGGCTCCTAAAATGCGTAAGTATATTTGTCCTTGACGATTATGAATCATGAAATCAGCAGTTACACTACTTTCTGTTTTTCTTTTAATTTCACAAGAAACATAAAAAGGTTCATTGCATGGCATAGCTGCGAACTGTTCTGATAATGTTAACTCTCCAGGTAAACAAACCGTTTGATGAAAATGACTTAACCAAATCCATAAAGATTGTGTACTTAAGTCAGTTGTATAAGGATTGCACCATCTCACAGGAAACTGTCCTTGTTGTTTATCTGTGATTTTTTGCCAAAAACACTCAACAGTAATTTTTTGGGAGCTAATATTTAAAACTCTAGTAATTTGTTGAAATGCTGTCCCATGAAATAAGGACAAATCTCCATTTTGATAAAAATCTTTACCAATCGTAGTGATGATATGATCTTCTGTGAAGTTTGCTGATTCGTAAATGGGAGGTTCTGGTATTTCTTGTACCAGTTTTATCAGTGATTTAAAATGAAAATGAGTTTTTCCGGTGGAGGTTTTACTCAGGATGGTAGTTTGAAAATCGATAGATGCAGAAGCAGTTTTAGAAGTTTCTTGTAATTCTAGAATGTATTCCTCAGCCAGACTTTCATTAAAAGGAATCCCTTTCAAAATTTTGAAATCTTGACATGTTAAAAATTTATAACCTGGATAACGTTCTTCACAGGCATTAATCATCCAGGACATGGCACAGGTAGCTGGTAAAACTGCTGATTCAGCAATCACATGATCAAGTAAAAATGGATTCTCTTTTAATGTCAGCCGGCGACGAATCTGATAGCTTCTTAGTTCTAAATCAAAGGTTACAGGAGGTGGATTCATGGGATTGCCAATTACTACTTGTGTAGTTGCATCCGTTACCGAATGCATTTCATTAACTAACATTTGTGTCCCACCCTCCACAGGAATAATTTTAATTCCCCGTTCGGTAAAAGCTTTTTTGAGTTCCGATGTCATCATCCCACTATCCCATGCTCCCCAATTGATGGCGACTACATGACATTGAGGATGATATTGTTTAATTAAATGGGCTGATTTGTTGAGAATTTCATTAGCGATCGCGTAATCAGATTGTCCAATATTTCCATAAAAACCTGTGACTGAAGAAAACAAAACTAAATGCTGAATTTGATTCAGATTGACGCAAGATAAAAGATTTTCTAATCCCTGTACTTTAGCAGCATAAACCTTTTCAAAATCCTGTTCTGTTTTCTTTTCAATCAATTTATCAGCTAAATTTCCAGCGCCGTGGATAATTCCTGTAATCGGGCCTGTGCGTTTGACAGCAGCAGTAAGTTTCTCTTGTAAAGCTAACTTATCTGTGACATCAACACTAATATATTCAGCTTGTGCGCCTATTTTTTGAATCGCCGCTAGAGTTTTTTTGATTTCCCGACTAGCAGCAATTTGGTGATATATCTTCTGCACACTCATCGGTGTAGGCTTCTCACCTTGGGTAAGCAGATTTTCCATGATACGTTTTTTTAATGCCGATTCTTCTAAACAATCATCAGCAAAATCTGGCTCGGTTTCTAAAATTTCTGAACGACCAAGCAGGATAAACTTACAAGGTTGGTGTTGTGCTAATTTAATGGTGCATTCCGCCGTAATTCCTTTAGCACCACCACTGACAACAAAAACCGATGAGGGATTAATCTGAGTTAGTGTAGTCATATTTATGAAGGATCAGTTAAAATTCCTCCTTTGTGTCTTTGTGCCTTGGTGGTTCAAAAATCCTTTTCTACCACAAAGACACGAAGACACAAAGATTAGAAAGAAGTAGTTAAGGTGACTCGTCCTTGTGAACCGTAAGCAACTTCACTGATATAAAGATTCGGGTCGTGAAGTTCAGCGATAATGTATGGTATTGACTGCTGGGGATCAAGAGTGGGACTTAAATCGATCGCGCGAGTAAATACTTGAGGCCATTCCCATCTCAGACTCTTAGTTAAACCAAATAAACCAGCGCCGATTGCTCCAAAGTTAACTTGATGCTCTAATCCAAAGGCTCCATCAAGATGAGCAACTGTACAAAAACAACTACGTCCAGAATGTGCCGCCTCATTTAAGGATTGTTTGAGATGTTTTGCCATCAAAAACACATGCTTGACGATCGCCTTTTCTGCTTTGAGATAAGAAATTTTACTAGAGTGATTGATTGCAAAGATAGGATGTAAATGAATGAAAGCACCAATTTGACCGAAGTTAGTAGCGATCGCTAGCAGTTTTTGTTGAAGATGCTCTTCACTCAAATCTGCTAAACTGACGTGAGGCATACCTTTGGGTAAAGGCGATTGTTGAGGAATCAGTGATTGCGGGAAACTTAAAACTACTACTTTCCAGCCTTGTTCTGTCAGGGAATGAGCCAATTTAGAAGTGATGAGGGAACCATCATCGGTAATTAAGGCAATGTATCCTTCTGGGAAAATGAAATCTAAACTATCGGGTGGCGGCAGGTTTTTGAGTTTGACTGGAAAGCGTTGAATATCTGGATTTACCTGATCTAATTGTTTGTCAAGCTGAGACTGAGAATTTTTTTTTTCATCCCCCGCTAACTGTCGGAGATATTCTACAATTTGACCAATAGTGCGGAGTTCTCCCAGTTCTTCGACGTTTGGCTTGGGTAAATCGGGGTACATCTCTTGCATCGCCCCTAAGATTTCTACCCGTTTGATGGAGTCAATCCCTAAATCTGCCTCCATATCCATGTCCAATTCCAACATTTCTACTGGGTAGCCTGTCTTATCACTGGTGATGGCTAACAAAGTTTGGCTAAAGTCTGGAAATTGAGAAGTGGGGGAAATAATTACTGTGTTATTTTCCGTTGGTATAGCGTCTTTGCTAGAAGAAATTTCTTGGGAGGAAGACTCTTCTAACAACTTCTCTTGGGTCTCTAATTCTTTGACAACTTCTGGAAGGGGAGTTTGTGAAGTTTGGAATTGCAAATACTCTACAACTTGACCGATAGTGCGGAGTTCTCCCAGTTCTTCGACATTCGATTGAGGAAAATCGGGGTACATATCTCGCAGCGCCCCTAAAATTTCCACCCGTTTGATGGAGTCAATCCCTAAATCTGCCTCCATATCCATGTCCATTTCCAGCATCTCTACTGGGTAGCCTGTCTTATCACTAATGATGTTGAGTAGAGTTTGGCTGAGGGTGGCTACATCAATGATTATTGGTAGTGGTTCAACAAGAGGTAGTTCTGCTTGCTGCTGCTGTTCAGATACAGGTTCTAACGTAGCAATCTTAATCTTACTTTGCTGCGGCGTAACCAGATCTAAAACTGATTTTGCTTGATGATGTACACCATTACCATTACTATAAGTTGGCTCAGATTTGGTCACAAATCCGTTACTCGTTACTGTCGCTGATGCAGTTGTGACGAGAACAGGTTTATCCTCTGGAATTTCTTGATAATTATCCAGTGGGATTAAACTGTGTTGAGTGCGATCGCCCGATAGCAGCTGATTATACTGTTGCTGGAGCAACTCGAAGAAGTCGTGAGTATAGTCATGCTGATAGTTGAGATATTGCTGATGAATGCGGAGAGTTTCAGCTTGATGATCGTGAAACCGCATAATATTCCGCTCGGAACTGGAGAGGGCAATTTGCTGTGTTTGCGCTTGTTGTTCCGTAAATTTATAATTGCCCCACAACAGATGCTGTTGCTGCATCAGTTGAAAGAAGATTTTGGTATATTCGGTTTGATGTTGCAACGATTGTTCGTGAATTTGCAAAATATCTCGTTGATGGCGATTAAACTCAATCAGGGTGTATTCTAAGCTATCTATAACTCTTTGGTTTAAGGGTAGTTCAGAATTTTGTAGTGGAGGCTTGACATTTTCGCCGTTATTAAAATTGACTGCTTTTTTCTTTATCGTTTCCGAAGGATATTCCCCAGCTGGCGCTGGATTTAATTTAACTTGATGCCCATTTTGCAGTGCTTTGGTAAACGACTGTTTTGTTTTTTCTGACACATAGTTTGTGCTATCTAAACTGATATTCAAGACTTTATTAGTAGTCACTTCTGGTATTTTTGGCTCAGGTTGATAGGGATCAATGTTTTGTAGAGGTAATCCAGCGACGCGTAACTGCACGATCGCTGTTCGCAAAGTGCGATCGCTATTCTGGGAACTATTAGTATTTAAAGCCACAGCTAAATGAGGGCGATCGCTAAGAATATCTTTAACCAAGTTAGTCAAAACGTTACGTGGCCCAAATTCAATAAAGCAATAACCGCCTTCAGCATAAATATTTTCAATCTCCTGTTTAAACAGCACTTGATTTCTCAGGTGTTCTTTGAGGATTTTTTGAATGACTTGCGGCTCACTAGGGTAGCACTTGCCTGTGATATTGGTATAAACAGAAATTTTTGGCTGTTTAAAAGTTACTTTTTCAATTGCTCTAGCAAAGGGTTGTTGGGCATGAGCAACAAGTGGTGTATGAAAGGCAGCTGAAACTGGTAGCAAAATGGTAGAAAATCCGAGATCTCTTAGAGCATCTTGTACTTTGACAGTTTCAGCTTTCGTCCCTGCCAACACTATCTGATAATGAGAATTAAAGTTAGCAACAGTAACTAACGGGAAATCTTTGATCAGTTCTACAACCTGATTCACATCTCCTCTCACCGCCAGCATCGCTCCAGCATCAAACTGAGGATCTTGGGGTGCAGCCATAGCTTGACCCCTAGCTTTGACTAAGAAAAAATAATCTTCCTCACTCAAAACCCCCGCAGCCCACAGAGCCGTCAATTCCCCAAAGCTATGCCCAGCGACAAAATCAGGTTTAAATCCCGCTTTTTGTAATATTTTGTACAAACCAGCACTAAAAACCGCGATCGCTGGCTGGGCATATTCTGTCTGTTGCAATGTTTCTAACTGAGTAGCCTTTTCCTCTGGAGAGAACACAGGATTAGGAAACACAACTTCTGAAACGGGTTGCAAATTATCTTGACGCAGCAGCCTATCCATCTGGCTATAAGTGTGCCGCAAGTCAGGAAAATTAATCACCAATTCCCGACCCATTTCTAGGTATTGTGAACCTTGCCCAGAAAATAGTGCTACTACCTTCCCTGCTGTATTTATCCCAGTTTGACGGTAATAAATTCCTTGGGGATGCTCCCAGGATTCTGCTTGCAGTTTATTCGTCAGGCAGTCGATGCAGATTTGTAACAAATCGCCAGCCTGGGCGAGAGAATCAGCCACAAACCCAACTCTGGCATTTGTGAGGGGAATTTCTAAAGATTTAGACGCTGAAATGAGTTCTGCATAATCACGCTCTTTAGTCTCAGATTGCAATTGACGCTGGATATCTTGACAACGCAATAACAATTCTTGAGGTGTGGACGCAAATAAAAGTATCGACTGAGGACTGTTATGTAAACGATGAGGAAGTCGATATTCACCTTGATATTCTTCTAAAACAACGTGATAATTTGTGCCACCAAAGCCAAAAGAACTGACCCCTGCACGTCTTGGCTGGTCATTGCTACTAATCCAAGGTCTTGTTTCTGTATTTAAATAAAACGGAGAACTATCAATGTTGAGTTTCGGATGTGGTTTGGTGATGTTAATTGTCGGTGGCAAAACTTTGTGGTGCAAAGCCAAAGCAGTTTTAATTAAACTTGCTGCACCCGCAGCCGCTTTTGTATGCCCAATTTGCGACTTGACACTTCCCAGGGCAATATATTGTTTTTGAGGATTGTCTTCACTAAAAACTTCTTTAATAGAGGCAAATTCGGTTGGATCTCCAACCATCGTGCCTGTGCCGTGTGCTTCAATTAAACCAACACTTGCAGGGGAAATGCCAGCATCTTCATAAGCACGACGCAAAGCTAAGACTTGACCTTCTGGACGTGGGGCATAGATACTTTTATAGCGACCATCGCCAGAAGTACCAATACCTTTAATGATTGCATAGATGCGATCGCTATCTCGTTGAGCATCTTCAAGACGCTTTAGTACCAACATCCCTACACCTTCACCCAACATCATCCCATCAGAATCAACATCAAATGGTTTGACATTTTCACCTTGAGAAACAGCAGGAGTTTTGCTGAAGCACATATAGGCAAAAATTGAGTTGTCGGTATCAACTCCGCCAGTCAACATCATATCGGCACGATGTTCAATTAGTTCACTAATTGCCATTTTCAAAGCACTTAACGAACTAGCACAGGCAGCATCTACTGTACAGTTAGTTCCTCCTAAATCTAGGCGGTTAGCAATTCGACCAGCGACAACATTAGCCAGCATTCCCGGAAAAGCATTTTCTTCCCACTGCACATAAGCACTTTTGATTTTCTCAACAATTTTTTGCGTATCTTCATCAGATAAACCGCTACTTTTGAGGGCTTTTTCCCAAACTGGATACTGCAATCTTGCACCCAATGGTACACCCAATTGTCTGCCTGCTGCCACACCTAAAATTACACCAGTGCGTTGGCGCAGCTGATTGTAAATATCACGATTAAGTTGCCGATCTTCACTATAGCCTGCATCTTCTATCGCTGCTTTGGCAACAACTAAACCCAGCAATTGTGAAACATCCGTGACTTCTAAAATATTAGGCGGTAGCCCAAATTCCATTGGGTTGAAATCAATTTCTGGGATGAATCCGCCTCGTTTGCAGTAGGTTTTATCAGGTGTTCTAGGATTAGCATCGTAGTAATCTTCGACGTTCCAACGTGAAGGAGGAACATCAGTAATACAATCAGTTTTGTGAATAATATTTTCCCAAAATTCTTGTAAATTTTGGGATTGGGGAAATATAGCAGCCATGCCAATAATGGCTATAGGATTGTTTTGCAGTTGTGTATTGATTTTGCTAGTTAGCGGTGTGTTTTCAACCATAGTTTTTTTCACTCGTATGAGCTGGAGCAGAGCCTTTTCACAATTGCTTACTTCATCTTGCAACTGTGTCAAGACAGCTTCAATTTTAGAAGCAGCCATGACTTCATCTTCACTATTTTGCTTGTGAAATATAAATGTATTGAAAAGTTTAGTTCCTTGATCAATTAGGAAACTTGGGATCAACCTTTAGAGAAAATACTTCTTTCAACACAAAACTTGTTGAGCAGATTTAACTGCGATAGTTTTATGTAGAAAACTTATCCAACTCCGTATTATCCTATCCAATTGCCGTTGCGCTTATATTAGACTAGTTGCTTCTCTATTGCAACTCACATGCAACTCAAATGCTAACTAGATGGATCTGATGAGATACAAATTGATCGAGCAAGGTCTTAGAGATAATTGCAGTGCTGATTTAACGATTATCATTGAGTACATAAGTCAAAACTTACATCACGAACTAATGCAGGATTTGGTTGTTGAATCAGAATCATCATCTGTGTTCTTATTCACCATCTGAGATTGAGCAGCAGCTAATAGCTTCTGTTCAAGTTCATTAATACCAATTCCCATCTGCAAAGCTGTTTTATTTTTCCATTCTTCTAGCTCAAACTCATGTTGGTTGAGCCATTCATGCACCGCCAAGCGAGCCATCTCAGCTTTACGACGAGTCTGACGAGCTGCATGAAAAATTAACCTTTGGTTATCAAAGTTTGGCAGTGAGAGCATGAATCGCTTTAGTTTCATTTTCATTGGAGTCTTTGGTGGGCAATATCGATCACTCACATATCTACTAGAACTCTTGTCTATTAATATCTCATATCACAAAAATGCATTACCAAAGTTGCATAACAATTGCATCTCTTCAGTAGATTGAGCAGTTTATATTGTAGATTTTTTGCGCCAACTTGCCGTTATATTATGACTTTCAACTAACGCGTCCTTTTATACTAAATCGACATTATCATCTATCAAAAAGTTGATTGTTTCGAGACAAAACTCTACCTCTATCTATTAGTTGATTTCTTTGAGTAATTTTGTTATCAAAAACTAGCTCCAATGAAAATGTAATTTTAACCACTAGTAACTATTCCTCAAGAATGAAAAAACTCCGATAATCAATTAACAATGTGTCAGGTATCCCACAAAACAAAGTGTTCAGATTAAGATGATAAATAACATTCAGGATAAAACACTATGCAATACTTGTCAATTGTTGTAATTCTCACCATAGTTTCTATTGATTATGTTGCTAACTATTTATAATTAAATCTGTTGCATGTGGGTTGCAATTGAGTATCAATCAGTTTATCGTGTGTGATTAAATCATGTAACTCCATACTATTGGTTAATAGAAGTATAAAGATACAAAGGTAGGAAGAATATAAATTTAAATTTATCTGATTATCTCAATGCTTTACACACTATTAACCGTATAGTATGACAATGCAATTTAATGTCATTATACCGTACTGCATGAAGCTTTCTAGATAATTTGACTGACATGAATTTATAAGGGCTTGCTGGCATGAGATTATCTGAGCTAGATCCACTTATACCGATAATTAAATTAAGAGAAGAACTTCTTAAGTTACCCAAAGGCTACTCATTTTATGAAGAAGAACTGGTAGATTTTTTATCCCGACGTAGATGGACTGAGAGCGATCGCCGCATTGACAGAACAACTTTTTGGCGCTGGAGAAATGACAACGGCATTCAACATCAAAAAGTATTTAGCCGATTGGATGTTTTGAAACTATGCCAAATTTGTGACCATTACCGGATAGATGGAACTCGTAGTGAATACTTAGCGATCATGAAAAAGAAACATGAGGTAGTGCTAAACAAGTAAAGATAAATATTACTACTGAATGCATCAAGTACTCAAAGCTGATGCTATTAACGGATTGATGGATACTTTTTTGATAATTCCATCATCCGAACTTTTTCTTTAGCAACAATTTAGACCTGACATCATCAAATAATTATCTTCTTTCTGTCCTCAAAATCTACGTTTATTCTGCGTTTCAATCTAATAGACGTAAAAAAAAGTCCGTAAATGCTCTAAAGCTTTGGCAGAGCAGCTTGTCGCCAGACATCACTAATTTGGAAAATATGATTATGGTATACAAACAAAAGCCGTCATTCACAAAACCTCTGAGTTGGTGGTTGATAATTTTGGCAACTGCGATGGCTGTGGTTACAGGCGCAGTTTCTTTCTACAGCCTTTCACAATTTTGGTCGTCCTCTAAAGTACAAGCTCCAACTCCACCAAGTAGTTCTTCGGCGATGACAGCTGTTGCTGCTTTAGGACGTTTAGAGCCTCAAGGAGAAGTTATTCGTCTGTCTGCTCCAGATTCTCAAGGAGGTGTGCGGGTTGCAAAACTCCTGGTAAACAAAGGAGA contains the following coding sequences:
- a CDS encoding SDR family NAD(P)-dependent oxidoreductase — encoded protein: MTTLTQINPSSVFVVSGGAKGITAECTIKLAQHQPCKFILLGRSEILETEPDFADDCLEESALKKRIMENLLTQGEKPTPMSVQKIYHQIAASREIKKTLAAIQKIGAQAEYISVDVTDKLALQEKLTAAVKRTGPITGIIHGAGNLADKLIEKKTEQDFEKVYAAKVQGLENLLSCVNLNQIQHLVLFSSVTGFYGNIGQSDYAIANEILNKSAHLIKQYHPQCHVVAINWGAWDSGMMTSELKKAFTERGIKIIPVEGGTQMLVNEMHSVTDATTQVVIGNPMNPPPVTFDLELRSYQIRRRLTLKENPFLLDHVIAESAVLPATCAMSWMINACEERYPGYKFLTCQDFKILKGIPFNESLAEEYILELQETSKTASASIDFQTTILSKTSTGKTHFHFKSLIKLVQEIPEPPIYESANFTEDHIITTIGKDFYQNGDLSLFHGTAFQQITRVLNISSQKITVECFWQKITDKQQGQFPVRWCNPYTTDLSTQSLWIWLSHFHQTVCLPGELTLSEQFAAMPCNEPFYVSCEIKRKTESSVTADFMIHNRQGQIYLRILGAKAVIVPTQLIKRK
- a CDS encoding polyketide synthase is translated as MEKIAIIGLSCLFPDAHNPQQFWQNLTEQKDSTSFVTAEEMGVDPMTFYNSVKGQPEKIYSLKGGLIRNFQFDASEYNLPSDFVESLDDTFKWSLYAAKQAIVQSGYWEKQSVLSKCGLILGTLSLPTKLSNQLLSPIYRRIIDGAIAKLLQNQNFHLADLLTSANISPHNAMISGFPAALIAQAFALSSTHFCIDAACSSSFYAIKLASHYLQSGKADLMLAGAISCADPLFLRMLFSGIQGYPEDDTSCPLDQKSRGLITSEGIGMVMLKRYNDAVRDGDKILATICGNGLSNDGKGKHLLSPNSQGQIVAFERAYTEAQISPQTIDYMECHATGTLLGDTTEFNSIETFFGQHQAAPLVGSVKANVGHLLVAAGMVSLTKAICSMSHDVIPPTINVTQPLASENNPIFPQNIVTTATPWPNTKTKKYAALSAFGFGGTNSHLILEQEN
- a CDS encoding type I polyketide synthase; translated protein: MAASKIEAVLTQLQDEVSNCEKALLQLIRVKKTMVENTPLTSKINTQLQNNPIAIIGMAAIFPQSQNLQEFWENIIHKTDCITDVPPSRWNVEDYYDANPRTPDKTYCKRGGFIPEIDFNPMEFGLPPNILEVTDVSQLLGLVVAKAAIEDAGYSEDRQLNRDIYNQLRQRTGVILGVAAGRQLGVPLGARLQYPVWEKALKSSGLSDEDTQKIVEKIKSAYVQWEENAFPGMLANVVAGRIANRLDLGGTNCTVDAACASSLSALKMAISELIEHRADMMLTGGVDTDNSIFAYMCFSKTPAVSQGENVKPFDVDSDGMMLGEGVGMLVLKRLEDAQRDSDRIYAIIKGIGTSGDGRYKSIYAPRPEGQVLALRRAYEDAGISPASVGLIEAHGTGTMVGDPTEFASIKEVFSEDNPQKQYIALGSVKSQIGHTKAAAGAASLIKTALALHHKVLPPTINITKPHPKLNIDSSPFYLNTETRPWISSNDQPRRAGVSSFGFGGTNYHVVLEEYQGEYRLPHRLHNSPQSILLFASTPQELLLRCQDIQRQLQSETKERDYAELISASKSLEIPLTNARVGFVADSLAQAGDLLQICIDCLTNKLQAESWEHPQGIYYRQTGINTAGKVVALFSGQGSQYLEMGRELVINFPDLRHTYSQMDRLLRQDNLQPVSEVVFPNPVFSPEEKATQLETLQQTEYAQPAIAVFSAGLYKILQKAGFKPDFVAGHSFGELTALWAAGVLSEEDYFFLVKARGQAMAAPQDPQFDAGAMLAVRGDVNQVVELIKDFPLVTVANFNSHYQIVLAGTKAETVKVQDALRDLGFSTILLPVSAAFHTPLVAHAQQPFARAIEKVTFKQPKISVYTNITGKCYPSEPQVIQKILKEHLRNQVLFKQEIENIYAEGGYCFIEFGPRNVLTNLVKDILSDRPHLAVALNTNSSQNSDRTLRTAIVQLRVAGLPLQNIDPYQPEPKIPEVTTNKVLNISLDSTNYVSEKTKQSFTKALQNGHQVKLNPAPAGEYPSETIKKKAVNFNNGENVKPPLQNSELPLNQRVIDSLEYTLIEFNRHQRDILQIHEQSLQHQTEYTKIFFQLMQQQHLLWGNYKFTEQQAQTQQIALSSSERNIMRFHDHQAETLRIHQQYLNYQHDYTHDFFELLQQQYNQLLSGDRTQHSLIPLDNYQEIPEDKPVLVTTASATVTSNGFVTKSEPTYSNGNGVHHQAKSVLDLVTPQQSKIKIATLEPVSEQQQQAELPLVEPLPIIIDVATLSQTLLNIISDKTGYPVEMLEMDMDMEADLGIDSIKRVEILGALRDMYPDFPQSNVEELGELRTIGQVVEYLQFQTSQTPLPEVVKELETQEKLLEESSSQEISSSKDAIPTENNTVIISPTSQFPDFSQTLLAITSDKTGYPVEMLELDMDMEADLGIDSIKRVEILGAMQEMYPDLPKPNVEELGELRTIGQIVEYLRQLAGDEKKNSQSQLDKQLDQVNPDIQRFPVKLKNLPPPDSLDFIFPEGYIALITDDGSLITSKLAHSLTEQGWKVVVLSFPQSLIPQQSPLPKGMPHVSLADLSEEHLQQKLLAIATNFGQIGAFIHLHPIFAINHSSKISYLKAEKAIVKHVFLMAKHLKQSLNEAAHSGRSCFCTVAHLDGAFGLEHQVNFGAIGAGLFGLTKSLRWEWPQVFTRAIDLSPTLDPQQSIPYIIAELHDPNLYISEVAYGSQGRVTLTTSF